The proteins below come from a single Mycolicibacterium sp. TY81 genomic window:
- the ychF gene encoding redox-regulated ATPase YchF, whose protein sequence is MGLNLGIVGLPNVGKSTLFNALTRNDVLAANYPFATIEPNEGVVPLPDPRLDKLAEIFGSEKTVPAPVTFVDIAGIVKGASEGAGLGNKFLANIREADAICQVVRAFADDDVVHVDGRVDPKSDIEVIETELILADMQTLEKALPRLEKEARTNKDRKPIVEAVAAAQAVFDEGKTLFSTGKDWSALRELNLMTVKPFLYVFNADESVLTDEARKAELTAMVAPAEAVFLDAKIEAELLELDDESAAELLESIGQTERGLDALARAGFRTLKLQTYLTAGPKESRAWTIHQGDTAPKAAGVIHTDFEKGFIKAEIVAFDDLVEAGSMAAAKAAGKVRMEGKDYVMVDGDVVEFRHG, encoded by the coding sequence GTGGGTCTGAACCTGGGAATCGTCGGTCTGCCGAACGTCGGGAAGTCGACGTTGTTCAACGCGTTGACACGTAATGACGTGCTCGCGGCTAATTATCCGTTCGCAACGATCGAACCCAACGAGGGTGTCGTCCCGCTGCCCGACCCGCGGCTGGACAAGCTCGCCGAGATCTTCGGTTCCGAGAAGACCGTCCCGGCGCCCGTGACGTTCGTCGACATCGCCGGCATCGTCAAGGGCGCGTCCGAGGGCGCGGGCCTGGGCAACAAGTTCCTCGCCAACATCCGCGAGGCCGACGCCATCTGTCAGGTGGTGCGCGCCTTCGCCGACGACGACGTCGTCCACGTCGACGGCCGCGTCGACCCCAAGTCCGACATCGAGGTCATCGAGACCGAGCTGATCCTCGCCGACATGCAGACGCTCGAGAAGGCGCTGCCGCGGCTCGAGAAGGAAGCCCGGACCAACAAGGACCGCAAGCCGATCGTCGAGGCCGTGGCGGCGGCCCAGGCGGTGTTCGACGAGGGCAAGACCCTGTTCTCCACCGGCAAGGACTGGTCTGCCCTGCGTGAGCTCAACCTGATGACGGTCAAGCCGTTCCTGTACGTCTTCAACGCCGACGAGTCGGTGCTTACCGACGAGGCCCGCAAGGCCGAGCTGACCGCGATGGTCGCCCCGGCCGAGGCCGTGTTCCTGGACGCCAAGATCGAGGCCGAGCTGCTGGAGCTCGACGATGAGTCCGCCGCCGAGCTGCTGGAGTCCATCGGCCAGACCGAGCGTGGCCTGGATGCGTTGGCGCGCGCCGGTTTTCGGACGCTGAAGCTGCAGACCTACCTGACCGCAGGCCCCAAGGAATCGCGGGCGTGGACCATCCACCAGGGCGACACCGCGCCCAAGGCGGCGGGCGTCATCCACACCGACTTCGAGAAGGGCTTCATCAAGGCCGAGATCGTGGCCTTCGACGACCTGGTCGAAGCCGGCTCCATGGCTGCCGCCAAGGCGGCCGGCAAGGTCCGGATGGAAGGCAAGGACTACGTCATGGTTGACGGGGATGTCGTGGAGTTCCGGCACGGATAA
- a CDS encoding terminase large subunit domain-containing protein, whose amino-acid sequence MTITHNLANLATARSLSAARGRQKPASPADLARLLDPKFVVTPTIRLLSDIAVKAVTEADQRDIVSTPPRSGKSRLLAVWTPVWALMRNPDLNIMVVSYSDELAQAHSREIRRIVNEHADYLGFRIASDKSSVGRWAVEGRRGGVLAGGIQSGATGFGADLLIIDDPVKDAAEADSAAHRRRVLGEYRSSLATRVHPGGSTLLVMTRWQARDLAGELLDAEPDVWTHTNVPAVAETGIPDALGRMPGVAMTSALGFTAEHFAAARRTSGERAWFALYMGSPTAPEGGLIKAEWIERWRLPTSPLGPVKTIIGVDPSDSGSGDACGLIAASLTAEGVIALLADVSEPLTSEQWARRAVELAITTGASEISIESFAAGTTYRAVVQDAIKRMRPGRAIRVTAWPPPKSGRGRGDAEARSAGLRQALEVGRCRVAGHLPAFEAQAVAWQSGQHQPDSLAAATVAFDVLDHSIGQGMHIVSPWDVQRRRERGGHQPPAWMTRKIGGQ is encoded by the coding sequence GTGACCATCACCCACAACCTGGCCAACCTGGCTACCGCTCGTTCCCTGAGCGCGGCACGAGGCCGGCAAAAGCCCGCCTCACCCGCCGACCTGGCCCGGCTGCTGGACCCGAAGTTCGTTGTCACGCCGACCATTCGGTTGCTGAGTGACATCGCGGTGAAGGCGGTCACCGAGGCCGACCAGCGCGACATCGTGAGCACACCGCCGCGTAGCGGCAAGTCCCGGCTGTTGGCGGTCTGGACGCCGGTCTGGGCGCTGATGCGCAACCCCGACCTGAACATCATGGTCGTCAGCTACTCCGACGAGCTGGCCCAGGCGCACAGCCGCGAAATCCGCCGGATCGTCAACGAGCACGCCGACTACCTCGGGTTCCGCATCGCCTCCGATAAGTCCTCCGTGGGGCGGTGGGCCGTGGAGGGGCGGCGCGGCGGCGTGCTGGCAGGTGGAATCCAGAGCGGCGCTACCGGATTCGGTGCCGACCTGCTCATCATTGACGACCCCGTGAAGGACGCCGCCGAAGCCGACTCCGCTGCCCATCGCCGCCGGGTGCTGGGCGAATATCGGTCGAGCTTGGCCACCCGCGTGCACCCTGGCGGCTCCACGCTGCTGGTGATGACGAGGTGGCAAGCGCGCGACCTGGCCGGGGAACTGCTGGACGCCGAACCCGACGTGTGGACGCACACCAACGTCCCGGCGGTGGCCGAGACCGGTATCCCTGACGCCCTGGGCCGTATGCCTGGGGTGGCGATGACCTCGGCGCTCGGGTTCACCGCTGAGCACTTCGCCGCCGCCCGGCGGACCTCGGGCGAGCGGGCGTGGTTCGCGCTGTACATGGGCAGCCCCACCGCCCCCGAGGGCGGGCTGATCAAGGCCGAATGGATCGAACGCTGGCGGCTACCCACGTCGCCCCTGGGACCGGTGAAGACCATCATCGGGGTGGACCCGAGCGACAGCGGCAGCGGTGACGCCTGCGGCCTGATCGCAGCCAGCCTCACAGCCGAGGGCGTCATTGCCCTGCTGGCCGACGTGTCCGAACCCCTCACGAGTGAGCAGTGGGCCAGGCGCGCCGTGGAGCTGGCCATCACCACCGGGGCCAGTGAAATCAGCATCGAGAGCTTCGCCGCTGGCACCACATACCGGGCCGTGGTCCAGGACGCCATCAAGCGGATGCGCCCTGGCCGGGCCATCCGCGTAACCGCTTGGCCCCCTCCGAAGTCGGGCCGGGGCCGTGGTGACGCCGAAGCTCGCTCCGCTGGGCTGCGCCAGGCGCTGGAGGTCGGTCGGTGCCGCGTGGCCGGGCACCTGCCCGCCTTCGAGGCCCAGGCCGTGGCGTGGCAGTCGGGGCAGCACCAGCCCGATAGCTTGGCCGCCGCCACGGTCGCGTTCGACGTGCTGGACCACTCCATCGGCCAGGGAATGCACATCGTGAGCCCCTGGGACGTTCAGCGCCGCCGTGAGCGCGGCGGCCACCAGCCCCCGGCATGGATGACGCGGAAGATCGGCGGCCAATGA
- a CDS encoding M50 family metallopeptidase, which yields MTSIDPSTAGLMARVASAAVRATLAASGGPRLTPPKVTATPKPIRPALAPAKPVRPTHPTRTASAEVDRTHLEVCVHEAGHAVAGVVLGAELGTAVVGTSRVTGLEGLTNFRDHPHGSDALTAYAGPWAQAKFAAGGRRPTQQEFYAAMRSHGCHDDRVLTAAGGSHEGAAVQPILDRCWPAVMTLAKKLYKVGEVSHEDVCAALGITDGGGYYSKQAASLRSGSRSVPAFVRSA from the coding sequence ATGACTTCCATCGACCCGAGCACTGCGGGCCTCATGGCCCGCGTGGCCAGCGCTGCCGTCCGCGCGACCCTGGCCGCCAGCGGTGGCCCGCGACTCACGCCGCCCAAGGTGACGGCCACCCCCAAGCCCATCCGTCCGGCCCTGGCCCCGGCCAAGCCCGTTCGCCCGACGCACCCGACCCGCACGGCCAGCGCCGAGGTTGACCGGACACACCTTGAGGTGTGCGTTCACGAGGCCGGGCACGCCGTGGCCGGTGTGGTGCTCGGGGCTGAGCTGGGCACCGCCGTTGTCGGTACCAGCCGGGTGACCGGCCTGGAGGGGCTGACCAATTTCCGGGACCACCCTCACGGCTCCGACGCGCTGACGGCGTATGCCGGGCCGTGGGCTCAGGCGAAGTTCGCCGCTGGTGGCCGCCGCCCGACTCAGCAGGAGTTCTACGCCGCCATGCGGAGCCACGGGTGCCACGACGACCGAGTTCTTACGGCGGCGGGCGGCTCCCACGAGGGCGCGGCGGTCCAGCCGATTCTCGACCGCTGCTGGCCAGCAGTGATGACGCTGGCGAAGAAGCTCTACAAGGTCGGGGAGGTCAGTCACGAGGACGTGTGCGCCGCCCTGGGCATCACCGACGGCGGCGGCTACTACTCCAAGCAGGCGGCCAGCCTCCGCAGCGGCTCCCGGTCGGTCCCGGCGTTCGTCCGCTCCGCCTGA
- a CDS encoding recombinase family protein, whose amino-acid sequence MTTTTATGQLLGYARVSTDHQSLDQQTDALTAAGVDPARVYSDKLTGTSTKEQRPGLAALLGYARPGDVIVVKGIDRLGRTAAEVMLTVRDLLAKDIVIRSLREGVDSSTPTGRAVIGIMASLAELELELQRERVAAAKAARKARGLPQGRPKALTPAQVRQAETLRASGEPVPVIAETLGASVATVYRVLRTAEAQA is encoded by the coding sequence ATGACAACGACCACCGCCACCGGCCAGCTTCTGGGCTACGCCCGAGTCAGCACCGACCATCAGTCCCTCGATCAGCAGACCGACGCGCTCACCGCTGCCGGGGTGGACCCGGCCCGCGTCTATAGCGACAAGCTGACCGGCACATCCACCAAGGAGCAGCGGCCCGGCCTGGCCGCGCTGCTGGGCTATGCCCGGCCCGGCGACGTGATCGTGGTCAAGGGCATCGACCGCCTGGGCCGCACTGCCGCCGAGGTCATGCTGACCGTGCGCGATCTGCTGGCGAAGGACATCGTGATTCGTAGCCTGCGTGAGGGTGTGGACAGTTCCACGCCCACGGGTCGCGCGGTCATCGGCATCATGGCCAGCCTGGCCGAGCTTGAGCTGGAGCTACAGCGCGAGCGGGTGGCGGCGGCCAAGGCTGCGCGTAAGGCCCGTGGCCTGCCGCAGGGTCGGCCCAAGGCCCTGACCCCGGCCCAGGTGCGACAGGCCGAGACCCTGCGCGCCAGCGGTGAGCCCGTGCCGGTGATCGCTGAGACCCTGGGCGCGAGCGTGGCCACGGTGTACCGGGTGCTGCGGACTGCCGAGGCCCAGGCGTGA
- a CDS encoding flagellar hook-length control protein, translated as MTVTPEDIVKGAASVARDAAEGRLTPDNLEAQLETELRALVGNVVGEGDPLFALQCDIARGVLAVGGVPTDELAEWAAVMRHRSGEPVSPPEALPDPVSLPSGPLSPENGDAEPEPEAPAEPEAATVLALVPEIVAKAPAPTSVAGQHGSGGYDPLAGWRPGPRR; from the coding sequence ATGACTGTCACCCCCGAGGACATCGTGAAGGGGGCCGCGTCGGTAGCGCGTGACGCCGCCGAGGGCCGACTGACCCCCGACAACCTGGAGGCCCAGCTTGAGACCGAGCTGCGCGCCCTCGTGGGCAACGTTGTGGGCGAAGGTGATCCGCTGTTCGCGCTCCAGTGCGACATCGCGCGCGGCGTCTTGGCCGTCGGCGGCGTCCCCACCGACGAGCTGGCCGAGTGGGCTGCGGTGATGCGCCACAGGAGCGGCGAGCCCGTCAGTCCACCCGAGGCCCTGCCTGACCCCGTTTCGTTGCCCAGCGGCCCGCTCAGCCCCGAAAACGGTGATGCTGAGCCCGAACCCGAGGCCCCCGCCGAACCCGAGGCCGCCACCGTGCTGGCCCTGGTGCCCGAGATCGTCGCCAAGGCCCCCGCGCCCACCTCGGTGGCGGGCCAGCACGGCAGCGGCGGATACGACCCCCTGGCCGGTTGGCGGCCCGGTCCCCGGCGCTGA
- a CDS encoding phage/plasmid primase, P4 family, protein MNPTPDTTETAAVAEPAAYICGPFLAKLWDVDPTDPLSSVVGDDIARIIVDWQRENVDYGRYLIDHHTGKPHLDPWIEDVSVVPVELVAEGFSDRGLALPTRQEQREFSEADGSPDPEIELMRARWVADPDLNVAASAAEKRINGVPESIFIALPSDEDRAKVLAGRVIAPPQAPTYVARWLVRHEYTARLPLPVDKPKDNRRRKAWMRTLLRADQTWYHYERTAAGDPPRWVAHTDPEWMRRKLRAALANLWYVKVKTSTVGGVETHMYSLKAWNPDTRTLTMVEDALADELAAGTGTSARELPDVYGQPHKAYRGGTRALVRNGVLDVETGKLALNTPLWFDLARIEADYDHRVDPYADSEWLRMLRDQWADDPGAITCLQQWFGYVISGRTDLQKWMLIIGPSGSGKSIIADVLGKLLGIVSATKLDTLNSQFGLQALYETGAQLALMSDIRFGARDSSTAVGNLLAVIGEDEIIIERKHKTAVSTKLGVRFHGSANEMPRWSDNSSALQRRALILETSRAFRGTDADDPGLKHRIIAGELGQVLRWAIEGLALLNAAGGRFTRSTHADELDAELAELSSPVRTFVNDCCEIGTADEFVDLKALYAVWKGWAEANNTGKGMSQNKFRAALKALYLDPVKPGQKAMPDGKPGKWLVVWGIRRAETSVTDRGQYGQRGSRVVSTDLLGDPMRGGDN, encoded by the coding sequence GTGAATCCTACCCCCGATACCACCGAGACCGCCGCTGTGGCCGAGCCCGCCGCGTACATCTGCGGTCCGTTCTTGGCGAAGCTGTGGGACGTTGACCCGACCGACCCGCTGAGTTCCGTTGTGGGCGACGACATCGCGCGGATCATCGTTGATTGGCAGCGCGAAAACGTCGACTACGGGCGCTACCTGATTGATCACCACACCGGCAAGCCCCACCTGGACCCGTGGATTGAGGACGTGTCGGTCGTTCCCGTCGAGCTGGTGGCCGAGGGGTTCAGCGACCGGGGCCTGGCCCTGCCGACGCGCCAGGAGCAGCGCGAGTTCTCCGAGGCCGACGGCAGCCCTGACCCCGAAATTGAGCTGATGCGCGCGCGGTGGGTCGCTGATCCCGACCTGAACGTCGCCGCCAGCGCCGCCGAGAAGCGCATCAACGGCGTGCCCGAGTCGATCTTCATTGCCTTGCCCAGCGACGAGGACCGGGCCAAGGTGCTGGCGGGCCGGGTGATTGCGCCGCCCCAGGCCCCGACCTACGTAGCCCGCTGGCTGGTACGGCACGAATACACCGCCCGGCTGCCGTTGCCGGTGGATAAGCCCAAGGACAACCGCCGCCGCAAGGCGTGGATGCGCACGCTGCTCCGCGCTGATCAGACCTGGTACCACTACGAGCGCACCGCAGCGGGGGATCCGCCGCGCTGGGTCGCTCACACGGACCCCGAGTGGATGCGCCGCAAGCTGCGCGCTGCGCTGGCCAATCTCTGGTACGTCAAGGTCAAGACCAGCACCGTCGGCGGCGTGGAGACCCACATGTACTCGCTGAAAGCGTGGAACCCCGACACCCGCACGCTGACCATGGTCGAGGACGCCCTGGCCGACGAACTCGCCGCCGGTACCGGCACCAGCGCCCGCGAGCTGCCCGACGTGTACGGCCAGCCTCACAAGGCGTATCGCGGCGGCACGCGGGCGCTGGTGCGCAACGGGGTGCTCGATGTCGAGACCGGCAAGCTGGCCCTGAACACGCCGCTCTGGTTCGACCTGGCCCGCATCGAGGCCGACTATGACCACCGCGTCGATCCCTACGCGGACAGCGAATGGCTGCGGATGCTGCGCGACCAGTGGGCCGACGACCCCGGCGCGATCACGTGTTTGCAGCAGTGGTTTGGCTACGTGATCAGTGGCCGGACTGACCTCCAGAAGTGGATGCTGATCATCGGCCCCAGCGGTAGCGGCAAGTCGATCATCGCGGACGTGCTGGGCAAGCTGCTGGGCATCGTCAGCGCGACCAAGCTCGACACCCTCAACAGCCAGTTCGGGCTCCAGGCGCTGTACGAGACCGGCGCGCAATTGGCCCTGATGAGCGACATCCGTTTCGGTGCAAGGGATTCCAGCACAGCGGTGGGCAACCTGCTGGCCGTCATCGGTGAGGACGAGATCATCATCGAGCGCAAGCACAAGACGGCGGTATCGACCAAGCTCGGGGTGCGGTTCCACGGCTCGGCCAACGAGATGCCCCGCTGGTCGGACAACAGCAGTGCCTTGCAGCGCCGTGCGCTGATCCTGGAAACGTCGCGGGCATTCCGTGGCACCGACGCCGACGACCCCGGCCTCAAGCACCGCATCATCGCGGGCGAGCTTGGCCAGGTGCTGCGGTGGGCTATCGAGGGCCTGGCGCTGCTCAATGCCGCCGGGGGCCGGTTCACCCGCAGCACCCACGCGGACGAGCTGGACGCCGAGCTGGCCGAGCTGTCGTCCCCGGTGCGGACGTTCGTCAACGATTGCTGCGAGATCGGCACCGCCGACGAATTCGTTGACCTCAAGGCCCTTTACGCCGTCTGGAAGGGCTGGGCCGAGGCCAACAACACCGGCAAGGGCATGAGCCAGAACAAGTTCCGCGCCGCCCTCAAGGCGCTGTACCTGGACCCGGTGAAGCCCGGCCAGAAGGCCATGCCCGACGGGAAGCCGGGCAAGTGGCTCGTCGTGTGGGGTATTCGGCGGGCTGAGACCTCGGTTACCGACCGGGGACAGTACGGCCAGCGGGGGTCCCGCGTCGTATCGACGGACCTGCTCGGTGACCCGATGCGTGGCGGCGACAACTGA
- a CDS encoding excisionase family DNA-binding protein, which produces MASTTTANGDRVIGSREAGERLGVSHWTIQRRVRSGELPAYRTGSNTSPLRLKVSDVDALLKPVGAQRD; this is translated from the coding sequence ATGGCCAGCACCACCACCGCCAACGGCGACCGCGTCATCGGGTCGCGCGAAGCCGGTGAACGGCTCGGGGTGTCCCACTGGACGATTCAGCGCCGGGTCCGCAGCGGGGAGCTGCCCGCGTACCGGACGGGGTCGAATACCTCGCCGCTGCGACTCAAGGTCAGCGACGTGGACGCGTTGCTGAAACCGGTAGGAGCGCAACGTGATTGA
- a CDS encoding DUF6011 domain-containing protein: MTKPPVPTDRDGQGALLRAACAEGLPVAIMCPTGAVAADVRPGIDAADRVPVRARRGQFPPELITTDAAVAVGWLRAYAEQVTDPGIAVQVGAEMAAQLDRTPGLLAAPVKGWVTAWRPTMTPPLRAVPPPLLTQAAAPDPAWVREMAEREAAQRERLLQQQQQDRERWQREQRKRELERLAAERWEREKFDAHPRPGDPRGLKPIRIHPDELGDYTPGGGSVVEGYYVVQTAPSMRFYFRVTVAPYGSGKLYARRLNHEMYTGRITTHGRQKLKYPIEQCWEYAVPMSHGQWLDQIRLYGKLMTQEEFERFGALYGVCVRCEQLLTRPESIKVGCGAVCAPHLGVDYPTSPSDQKPV; this comes from the coding sequence TTGACCAAGCCGCCGGTACCGACCGACCGTGACGGCCAGGGGGCGCTGTTGCGCGCCGCCTGCGCGGAGGGCCTGCCGGTCGCGATCATGTGCCCCACGGGGGCGGTGGCGGCCGATGTCCGACCCGGCATCGACGCTGCCGACAGGGTGCCGGTGCGGGCTCGGCGGGGTCAGTTTCCGCCCGAGCTGATCACCACCGACGCCGCCGTTGCCGTGGGCTGGCTGCGTGCTTACGCCGAGCAGGTCACCGATCCTGGCATAGCCGTTCAGGTCGGGGCTGAGATGGCGGCCCAATTGGATCGGACGCCGGGCCTGCTGGCCGCGCCGGTGAAGGGTTGGGTGACGGCCTGGCGGCCAACGATGACGCCGCCGCTCAGGGCTGTTCCGCCTCCGCTGCTTACTCAGGCCGCCGCCCCCGATCCGGCGTGGGTGCGCGAGATGGCTGAACGGGAAGCCGCCCAGCGCGAGCGACTGCTACAGCAGCAACAACAGGACCGGGAACGTTGGCAACGAGAGCAGCGAAAGCGGGAACTTGAGCGACTGGCTGCCGAGCGCTGGGAACGGGAGAAGTTCGACGCGCATCCTCGGCCCGGCGACCCTCGCGGTCTCAAGCCAATCCGGATACATCCCGACGAGCTGGGCGACTACACGCCAGGTGGCGGGTCGGTGGTCGAGGGGTACTACGTCGTCCAGACGGCCCCGTCGATGCGCTTCTATTTTCGAGTCACCGTCGCCCCCTACGGGTCGGGAAAGCTCTACGCGCGGCGGCTGAATCACGAGATGTACACCGGGCGCATCACGACGCACGGCAGGCAGAAGCTCAAGTACCCGATTGAGCAGTGCTGGGAGTACGCCGTGCCCATGAGTCACGGCCAGTGGCTCGATCAGATCCGCCTCTACGGCAAGTTAATGACCCAGGAGGAGTTCGAGCGGTTCGGCGCGCTGTACGGCGTGTGTGTCCGGTGCGAGCAACTTCTCACCCGCCCCGAGTCGATCAAGGTGGGCTGCGGGGCCGTTTGCGCTCCTCACCTTGGTGTCGATTACCCGACCAGTCCGTCGGACCAGAAACCTGTCTGA
- a CDS encoding recombinase family protein yields MATTTAPARRAAVYLRISLDHTGEGLAIDRQRDQCAAILTARGWELAGEFVDNSISASDARKKRPGYDALVTAYERGEFDALVCYDMDRLTRQPRQMEDWLDAAEKNGLALVTANGEADLTTDAGRTFVRVRMAFARGEVERKSARQKAAAAQRAKLGKVPLGIRPTGYTTRGEVVPDEAELVRRIFKLFHAEESLRGIARTLTDEGVTTRNGKPWNPSSVRDILTNPRYAGRSTYRRHAGTVAARKARAKGEAAKPMEVTAGTWEPLVSPDVFDAIQARLDDPRRATNRLGTDRKHLGSGLFLCATCEQPVVSFSGGRYRCKAACVNRSHGPLDHARVRQIIADPEGGQDAPLARGVDEFVTAVIAERLSRPDARRRLAPPTVDTAPMYAEQEALRARRKNYFTDYKAGILTGAEYKEAKNDIDAQLDQLEVRIKAAAPGSSALGDVLNSPDPAEAFMAASLMGRRSVIDALCEVRLQRGTRGSKTFDPNTVRVEWRS; encoded by the coding sequence ATGGCTACCACCACCGCCCCGGCCCGACGCGCAGCGGTCTACCTGCGCATTTCCCTCGATCACACTGGCGAAGGGCTGGCGATCGACCGCCAGCGCGACCAGTGCGCCGCGATCCTCACCGCGCGCGGCTGGGAGCTGGCGGGCGAGTTCGTGGACAACAGCATCAGCGCGAGCGATGCCCGCAAGAAGCGGCCCGGCTACGACGCCCTGGTGACCGCCTACGAGCGGGGCGAGTTCGACGCCCTGGTCTGCTACGACATGGACCGCCTGACCCGCCAGCCCCGCCAGATGGAGGACTGGCTGGACGCCGCCGAGAAGAACGGCCTGGCGCTGGTGACCGCCAACGGTGAGGCCGACCTGACCACCGACGCGGGCCGGACCTTCGTGCGGGTGCGGATGGCGTTCGCGCGCGGTGAGGTGGAGCGAAAGTCCGCCCGCCAGAAGGCCGCAGCGGCGCAGCGCGCCAAGCTGGGCAAGGTCCCGCTGGGGATTCGACCGACCGGCTACACCACCAGGGGCGAGGTCGTTCCCGATGAGGCCGAGCTGGTGCGGCGCATCTTCAAGCTGTTCCACGCCGAGGAGTCGCTTCGCGGCATCGCACGCACGCTGACAGACGAGGGCGTCACCACCCGCAACGGCAAGCCGTGGAACCCCTCCAGCGTCCGCGACATCCTGACCAACCCTCGGTATGCGGGCCGGTCCACCTACCGCCGCCACGCGGGCACGGTGGCCGCCCGCAAGGCCCGCGCAAAGGGCGAGGCCGCGAAGCCGATGGAGGTCACCGCTGGCACGTGGGAGCCGTTGGTGAGCCCCGACGTGTTCGATGCCATCCAGGCCCGCCTGGACGACCCCCGCCGGGCTACCAACCGCCTCGGCACCGACCGCAAGCACCTCGGCTCGGGCCTGTTCCTCTGCGCCACCTGTGAGCAGCCGGTCGTGTCGTTCAGCGGTGGCCGGTACCGGTGCAAGGCGGCGTGCGTCAATCGCTCCCACGGGCCGCTGGACCACGCTCGGGTACGGCAGATCATCGCTGACCCCGAGGGCGGCCAGGACGCCCCTCTGGCGCGCGGCGTGGACGAGTTCGTGACGGCGGTGATAGCCGAGCGCCTGAGCCGCCCAGACGCCCGCCGACGGCTGGCACCGCCCACGGTGGACACCGCCCCGATGTACGCCGAGCAGGAGGCGCTGCGCGCGCGGCGGAAGAACTACTTCACCGATTACAAGGCGGGCATTCTGACCGGCGCTGAGTACAAGGAGGCGAAGAACGACATCGACGCGCAACTGGACCAGTTGGAGGTCCGCATCAAGGCGGCGGCCCCCGGCAGTTCGGCGCTCGGTGACGTGCTGAACTCCCCCGACCCCGCCGAGGCGTTCATGGCGGCGTCGCTCATGGGCCGCCGCAGCGTGATCGACGCACTGTGCGAAGTCAGGCTCCAGCGCGGCACCCGTGGTTCAAAGACGTTTGACCCCAACACTGTTCGCGTCGAGTGGCGGTCGTAG
- a CDS encoding DUF1801 domain-containing protein gives MSGDWRTDRVDELRSLIKQAEPDVVEESKWRKPSNPDGVPTFSLDGLICTVETYKDKVKLTFAKGASLKDPAKLFNASLDAGTRRAIDLHEGDELDADAFKALIHEAVRANRG, from the coding sequence GTGAGTGGCGATTGGCGCACCGATCGGGTCGACGAGCTTCGGTCATTGATCAAACAGGCCGAACCTGATGTCGTCGAGGAGTCCAAGTGGCGCAAGCCGTCCAATCCTGATGGCGTGCCGACGTTTTCACTGGACGGCCTGATCTGCACGGTGGAGACGTACAAGGACAAGGTCAAGCTGACCTTCGCCAAGGGTGCGTCCCTGAAGGACCCGGCGAAGCTGTTCAACGCCAGTCTCGATGCGGGAACCCGGCGCGCCATCGATCTGCACGAAGGCGACGAACTGGATGCCGACGCGTTCAAGGCGCTGATTCACGAGGCAGTGCGCGCCAACCGCGGTTAG
- the arr gene encoding NAD(+)--rifampin ADP-ribosyltransferase — protein MAAPLDDGPFFHGTKADLQVGELLTAGFRSNYRPEIVMNHIYFTALRDGAGLAAELAAGDGEPRVYEVEPTGEFENDPNVTDKKFPGNPTRSYRSTAPLRIVGEVTDWTRLTPEALQMWRDRLAAVHADDRGEIIN, from the coding sequence ATGGCAGCGCCTTTGGACGACGGGCCCTTCTTTCACGGTACGAAGGCGGATCTGCAAGTGGGAGAACTTCTTACGGCCGGTTTCCGATCCAACTACCGGCCCGAGATCGTGATGAACCACATCTACTTCACCGCCTTGCGCGACGGTGCCGGACTCGCCGCGGAACTCGCCGCCGGCGACGGCGAGCCGCGCGTCTATGAGGTGGAGCCGACCGGCGAATTCGAGAACGATCCCAACGTCACCGACAAGAAGTTCCCGGGCAACCCCACGCGGTCGTACCGCAGCACGGCCCCGCTCCGGATCGTCGGCGAGGTCACGGACTGGACGCGGCTGACGCCCGAGGCGCTCCAGATGTGGCGTGACCGACTCGCCGCCGTTCACGCCGACGACCGCGGCGAGATCATCAACTGA